A single region of the Vicia villosa cultivar HV-30 ecotype Madison, WI linkage group LG4, Vvil1.0, whole genome shotgun sequence genome encodes:
- the LOC131597694 gene encoding uncharacterized protein LOC131597694 has product MYLKSKDYEEPLHGEGLDPECRWGLIFDGAVNTYGKGIGAIIVMPQGSHVPFTVRLMFDWTNNMAEYEACIMGLEEVIDLRIRILDVYGYYALLINQIKGEWETRHPGLIPYKDYARRLLTFFNKVDFHQIPREENQMTNALATLASIYQVKFPNEAH; this is encoded by the coding sequence ATGTATTTGAAATCAAAAGATTATGAGGAACCTTTACATGGAGAAGGACTTGATCCTGAATGCCGATGGGGTTTGATATTTGATGGAGCTGTTAATACTTATGGtaaaggaattggggcaatcattgttatgcCACAAGGTTCTCATGTACCGTTTACTGTAAGACTGATGTTCGACTGGACCAACAATATGGCAGagtacgaagcttgtatcatgggactaGAAGAAGTCATTGATCTTAGAATCAGGATTCTAGATGTGTATGGATATTATGCTCTACTTATtaatcagatcaaaggagaatgggaaacccgtcatcctggtttaatacCTTACAAAGATTATGCTCGAAGACTGCTAaccttcttcaacaaagttgattTCCATCAGATACCTCGTGAGGAAAATCAAATGACAAATGCATTGGCTACCTTGGCTTCCATATATCAAGTGAAGTTTCCAAATGAAGCACATTAA